The Caenorhabditis elegans chromosome II genome has a segment encoding these proteins:
- the thoc-1 gene encoding Death domain-containing protein (Partially confirmed by transcript evidence), whose amino-acid sequence METVIENRDLDGLKEVVKAEKKTAKDDEFVLLKVDGFLKKRGFKVAEQPSATKEELARRHFHFVMNCSKLGLCSKNTPLSTLQDLLEMSSIEECKQIFSIVEENMNEFKQPGFIETAQNNILRFCNDLLRRLSRTAETSFCGRIMFFLSRFLPLTEKSGVNFMGHFNTLNVTNYDESETDGEALLAATSSAPTPTEGAEDMETGEIEEDNSKEIQVTPEMYRQFWSLQKFMSNPNSIYEKEKFLTFKTDLTAVLTLMTSNKLEKLSSEEEEALENRQKKQQKGSSNDVFFTKYLTSPKLLALQLNDSSFRRYFLMQAIIIFQYLTAESRFKPPAKKMVLNEDQAKYVSECEDKCYRLLADTMPRGTAFVAGLKRIMLREQEWNTWKNANCADFSEKADKGAMQMYKKRQRIPFNPNSLDLGTPELTKLWTNEPDVLKACKSDKRKFIPKLPDFIRDPIDEMDPEQQVEEQYKQINDSAFQWRAARLLMHKSPGYVTKTDTKTDPTTNIKEFLERNMYNAAKNFNEFKESIENREKKEAEARKKVEESLKRKLDSSKVKPSQTSSPNPYTDTILSDEHLTQLARDLSKFKSNLAKCFGTKLPADDVTSDEKICFKILKSWAEKNGRSGRSLLNTLITDLDVIEVAQASMKVRFFSEKMKNFSEKSF is encoded by the exons ATGGAGACAGTTATCGAAAATCGGGATTTGGACGGGTTAAAGGAGGTTGTGAAGGCGGAAAAAAAGACTgc GAAAGACGACGAATTTGTGCTTCTAAAAGTCGACGGGTTTCTGAAAAAGCGGGGATTCAAGGTCGCCGAGCAGCCTTCAGCCACCAAGGAAGAGCTTGCAAGGCggcattttcattttgtgaTGAATTGCTCCAAGCTTG GTTTGTGCTCCAAAAACACTCCCCTGAGCACTCTACAGGACCTCTTGGAGATGAGCTCAATTGAGGAGTGTAAGCAGATTTTCAGCATAGTAGAAGAGAATATGAACGAGTTTAAGCAG CCCGGCTTCATTGAAACCGCCCAGAACAATATTCTACGCTTCTGCAACGATTTGCTCCGCCGCTTGAGTAGAACCGCTGAAACATCGTTCTGCGGAAGAATTATGTTCTTTCTCTCGAG attcctCCCGCTAACCGAAAAATCCGGTGTAAACTTTATGGGACACTTCAACACGCTTAACGTTACCAACTACGACGAG tcTGAAACCGACGGTGAAGCTCTTCTCGCTGCCACGTCATCGGCTCCAACACCTACGGAAGGAGCAGAGGATATGGAAACTGGAGAAATCGAAGAGGATAACTCAAA agaaatccAAGTAACTCCCGAGATGTATCGCCAGTTTTGGtcccttcaaaaattcatgtCAAATCCGAATTCAATATACGAAAAGGAGAAGTTTTTGACGTTTAAAACG gatttgaCAGCAGTTCTCACCCTAATGACGTCGAATAAGCTGGAAAAACTCTCCTCCGAAGAGGAAGAAGCTCTGGAAAATCGACAGAAAAAGCAGCAAAAAGGATCCAGTAACGACGTGTTTTTTACCAAATATTTGACGTCTCCAAAG cttctCGCCCTCCAACTCAACGATTCTTCATTCCGACGGTACTTTTTAATGCAGGCgatcattatttttcaatatttgacaGCAGAATCTCGATTTAAACCCCCGGCAAA aaaaatggtGCTAAACGAGGATCAAGCGAAATATGTGTCAGAATGTGAGGATAAATGCTATAGATTGCTGGCTGATACGATGCCACGTGGCACTGCATTCGTTGCCGGGCTCAAGCGAATTATGCTCCGCGAGCAGGAGTGGAATACGTGGAAAAATGCGAATTGTGcagatttttccgaaaaagccGATAAAGGAGCCATGCAGATGTACAAAAA ACGGCAACGCATTCCATTCAACCCAAATTCTCTCGATCTTGGAACTCCTGAGCTCACAAAACTCTGGACAAATGAGCCCGATGTGCTCAAAGCCTGTAAATCGGATAAGAG aaaattcatcCCAAAACTGCCGGATTTCATTCGCGATCCGATTGACGAGATGGATCCCGAGCAGCAAGTCGAGGAGCAGtataa ACAAATCAACGATAGCGCATTCCAATGGCGAGCCGCCCGTCTCCTAATGCACAAATCTCCGGGATACGTGACAAAAACCGACACAAAAACCGATCCGACGACTAATATCAAGGAATTTTTGGAGAGAAATATGTATAATGCGGCAAAGAATTTTAAT gaattcaaGGAATCGATCGAGAATCGTGAGAAAAAGGAGGCAGAAGCTCGGAAAAAAGTGGAAGAATCGCTCAAAAGGAAGCTCGATTCGTCAAAAGTGAAGCCAAG ccAAACATCTTCTCCGAACCCCTACACAGATACAATTCTCTCGGATGAGCATCTCACCCAGTTGGCTCGAGATTTATCgaaatttaaatcaaatctCGCGAAATGCTTTGGCACAAAGCTCCCCGCCGATGACGTCACCAGTGATGAGAAgatttgctttaaaattctcaaaagttGGGCTGAAAAGAATGGGAGAAGCGGGCGGAGTCTGTTGAATACGCTAATTACCGATTTGGATGTGATTGAGGTGGCTCAGGCGAGCATGAAGGTACggtttttcagcgaaaaaatgaagaatttcagcgaaaaatcattttaa
- the T02H6.1 gene encoding WD_REPEATS_REGION domain-containing protein (Confirmed by transcript evidence), translating to MPAFFVKAGAKKSGGGAAATRKRKNGGKSDAKSEEMAAKMSRRQKIMAATEIHSDEEDSLAGSAAASEAGSDVEYEDAHERNYREAKKLLDKIQSTTTTQEEVAEKLRDDAVARTGTQVKRVADVVELEDDLEISYKPHRLSPLCVAFSPDAKYVISCGKESSIVKFNVGTRKVVGIIKRTKKRAGVPEEPTNAHYGVIFTVAVSPDQKFIASGGFDQVVKIWNFDSLEHIKDLSGHRGPIFSLTFQLKTNNLYSASQDRSVKMWDIDQLGLVDTMYGHQDGVQQIGVLSKQRVATVGGRDRSARLWKVEDESQLMFSGLQNCVSLDCVAMINEEHFATGSADGSIALWSFWKKRALHVRKQAHGTQNGSGRWIVALAVLPYSDLLASGSNEGELKLWKISENFRQLTPFFSYSIPGFINSINFAPNGKSIVVGAGKEHKDGRWWVDREARNQVVILPIKYTDGSDNNDVTIGDKTASGTVSGASAGGGGGIESGDESEEEEEELEEELEEEEEEIEE from the exons atgcctgcattttttgtaaaagccGGCGCCAAAAAGAGCGGCGGTGGAGCTGCAGCGACTAGGAAAAGA aaaaatggtGGAAAATCGGATGCAAAAAGCGAGGAGATGGCCGCCAAAATGTCACGACGTCAGAAGATTATGGCAGCTACGGAAATTCATTCGGATGAGGAG GACTCACTCGCCGGAAGCGCCGCAGCATCAGAAGCCGGAAGTGACGTGGAATACGAGGATGCACACGAGAGAAATTATCGAGAAGCCAAGAAGCTTTTGGACAAGATTCAG AGCACAACAACGACACAAGAGGAGGTGGCAGAGAAGCTCCGGGACGATGCAGTTGCACGTACAGGAACACAAGTTAAACGAGTTGCCGATGTGGTTGAGCTTGAAGATGATCTGGAAATTAGCTATAAACCACATAG ATTGTCTCCGCTCTGTGTCGCCTTCTCACCAGATGCAAAATATGTGATTAGCTGTGGAAAAGAGTCGAGTATTGTCAAAt TCAACGTGGGCACCCGTAAAGTCGTCGGAATCATCaaaagaaccaaaaaaagAGCCGGAGTACCGGAAGAGCCGACAAATGCTCATTATGGAGTCATTTTCACTGTTGCAGTGTCGCCAGATCAGAAATTTATCGCTTCTGGTGGTTTTGATCAGGTTGTCAAG atttgGAATTTCGACAGTTTGGAGCACATCAAGGACCTCTCCGGACATCGTGGACCAATTTTTTCGCTCACTTTTCAGCTAAAAACCAATAATCTCTACTCGGCCAGTCAGGATCGATCTGTGAAG ATGTGGGATATCGACCAGCTCGGACTCGTCGACACAATGTACGGACATCAGGACGGTGTCCAGCAGATTGGTGTACTGTCGAAACAGCGTGTGGCAACTGTTGGTGGAAGAGATCGTAGTGCGAGACTATGGAAAGTCGAGGATGAGAGTCAATTG atGTTCAGTGGACTTCAAAACTGTGTCAGTTTGGACTGCGTCGCAATGATCAACGAGGAGCACTTTGCCACCGGATCTGCTGATGG AAGCATTGCATTATGGTCATTCTGGAAGAAGCGTGCTCTTCACGTCCGAAAACAGGCTCACGGAACACAAAATGGTAGTGGACGATGGATTGTGGCGCTGGCGGTGTTACCGTATTCTG ACCTGCTCGCCTCTGGATCCAACGAAGGAGAGCTTAAACTGtggaaaatttcggaaaatttccgTCAACTGACCCCATTCTtctcctacagtatccccgGATTCATTAATTCGATCAATTTCGCTCCGAATGGAAAATCGATTGTTGTTGGAGCCGGTAAAGAGCACAAGGATGGAAGGTGGTGG GTGGATCGTGAAGCCCGTAACCAAGTGGTGATTCTTCCAATCAAATATACAGATGGAAGTGATAATAATGACGTCACCATTGGTGATAAGACGGCTTCTGGAACAGTTTCAGGGGCTTctgctggtggtggtggaggaaTCGAATCGGGTGATGAatctgaagaagaagaagaagagctgGAGGAAGAGCTGGAAGAGGAGGAAGAAGAAATTGAGGAATAA